The following coding sequences are from one Triticum dicoccoides isolate Atlit2015 ecotype Zavitan chromosome 4A, WEW_v2.0, whole genome shotgun sequence window:
- the LOC119287403 gene encoding conserved oligomeric Golgi complex subunit 2-like, which yields MADLAVAPPRAPAPPQPPPAAAAAKDLFGETIEAHPPWFRPEAFLRAGFDPDAYVAELRSYVPLESLAAELRSHLAALRAELVGLINRDYADFVGLSARLKGVDAAAARMRAPLADLRDKVAAFRAAASAALAALRAGLEQRAAATQARELLELLLDTSHVVSKVEKLIKELPTAPSDSSDVEVRSVDKGYSGNDTTSPNVEAGTDVRETQSILLERIASEMNRLKFYISHAQNLPFIENMEKRVQGATKLLDGSLERCFVVGLEHRDAKVIYNCLRAYAAIDNTSSAEELFRTTVVSPLIQKIVPQNYAKAVSGVSSDDLEDDYEQIMQCVEKDCKFILEISSSANSGLHIFDFLANSILKEVHSAIMKGKPGACSPGKPKEFLRNYKASLKFLDFLEGYCPSKSAVTKFRSEPAYTDFMRLWHVSVYFSLRFQEIAGGLDGALTATISPVGVNENQMKQKPLLLKQSIKLLESLQSCWSDDVLVFSHSDKFLRLSLQLISRYTIWLSSGLAARNASDGSSSSPADSEWALSVPVEDFIYVMHDVNAVIGELSESGDFVGRVNQLLASCPIEVLTLVKQSILQAVEPLKELLPSIMDVMIGVIVKRSNEDLKHLKGITATYRMTNKLPVRHSPYVSGILHPLKVFLEGDRVHYLTEDDKTKLRRGSTDKITATYYDMVSEVVNVARKTESSLQRLRQGQQKRIGGSTDASDNIISDTDKICMQLFLDIQEYARNLRTLGIDAREIESYRSLWQCVAPKDKQDSIRF from the exons ATGGCGGATCTCGCCGTAGCGCCGCCGCGCGCGCCCgccccgccgcagccgccgccggcggcggcggcggccaaggaCCTCTTCGGGGAGACGATCGAGGCGCACCCGCCGTGGTTCAGGCCGGAGGCCTTCCTGCGCGCGGGCTTCGACCCGGACGCCTACGTCGCCGAGCTGCGCTCCTACGTGCCCCTCGAGAGCCTCGCCGCCGAGCTGCGCTcccacctcgccgccctccgcgccgaGCTCGTCGGCCTCATCAACCGCGACTACGCCGACTTCGTCGGCCTCAGCGCCCGCCTCAAGGgcgtcgacgccgccgccgcccgcatgcGCGCCCCGCTCGCCGACCTCAGGGACAAGGTCGCCGCcttccgcgccgccgcctccgccgcgctcgccgccctccgcgccgggCTAGAGCAGCGCGCCGCCGCGACCCAGGCGCGCGAGCTCCTCGAGCTGCTGCTCGACACCTCCCACGTCGTCTCCAAG GTTGAGAAACTGATCAAGGAATTACCAACAGCACCATCTGATTCATCAGATGTTGAGGTTCGTTCAGTTGATAAGGGCTACTCCGGCAATGATACTACGTCACCAAATGTGGAGGCAGGGACAGATGTCAGAGAAACACAAAGCATTCTGTTAGAAAGAATCGCAAGCGAGATGAACCGACTCAAATTTTACATCAGCCATGCACAG AACCTTCCTTTTATTGAGAACATGGAGAAGAGGGTCCAAGGTGCTACAAAACTACTTGATGGTAGCTTGGAGCGTTGCTTTGTGGTTGGTCTAGAACATCGGGACGCAAAAGTGATATACAACTGCTTGCGTGCTTATGCTGCCATTGACAACACATCTTCAGCTGAAGAGCTTTTCCGTACAACAGTGGTCTCCCCATTGATTCAGAAAATTGTCCCTCAAAACTATGCAAAAGCTGTTTCTGGGGTATCTTCTGATGACCTGGAGGATGACTATGAGCAGATAATGCAATGTGTAGAAAAAGATTGCAAATTTATTTTGGAAATATCTTCATCAG CAAACTCTGGACTTCATATTTTTGATTTTCTGGCCAATTCAATACTCAAGGAAGTCCATTCTGCAATCATGAAGGGAAAGCCTGGGGCCTGTTCTCCTGGAAAACCTAAAGAGTTCCTGAGAAACTACAAAGCGAGCTTAAAGTTTCTTGACTTTCTTGAAG GCTACTGTCCTTCCAAGTCTGCTGTAACAAAGTTCCGCTCTGAGCCTGCTTACACAGATTTCATGCGACTGTGGCATGTTAGTGTCTACTTTTCACTGAG ATTCCAGGAAATTGCTGGTGGTCTTGATGGTGCCCTTACAGCCACAATTAGCCCTGTCGGAGTGAATGAGAACCAAATGAAGCAGAAGCCATTATTGTTGAAGCAAAGTATTAAGCTATTAGAAAGTTTGCAGTCCTGCTGGAGTGATGATGTTCTTGTTTTTTCTCACTCTGATAAATTCCTCCGATTGTCCTTGCAGCTTATTTCAAG GTATACAATATGGCTTTCTTCTGGTCTGGCTGCGCGTAATGCTTCTGATGGGAGCTCGAGTTCTCCTGCAGATTCTGAGTGGGCACTCTCTGTACCTGTGGAGGATTTCATATAT GTAATGCATGATGTAAATGCTGTAATTGGGGAGCTTTCAGAATCAGGCGACTTTGTGGGACGTGTGAATCAATTGCTAGCATCATGCCCCATTGAAGTACTTACCCTTGTGAAACAAAGTATACTGCAAGCTGTTGAGCCTTTGAAGGAGTTGTTGCCTAGCATAATGGATGTCATGATTGGGGTCATAGTTAAAAGGTCTAATGAG GATCTGAAACACCTGAAGGGAATAACGGCCACGTATAGGATGACCAATAAACTTCCTGTGAGGCATTCTCCGTATGTATCTGGGATTTTGCATCCACTTAAG GTGTTTCTTGAAGGAGATCGTGTGCACTATTTAACAGAAGATGATAAAACTAAGCTGCGCCGTGGATCGACAGACAAGATCACGGCAACTTATTATGACATGGTATCCGAAGTAGTCAATGTG GCAAGGAAAACTGAATCTTCGTTGCAAAGACTGCGCCAAGGACAACAAAAACGAATAGGAGGTAGTACTGATGCCTCAGATAACATCATATCTGACACCGACAAGATCTGCATGCAACTATTCCTTGATATTCAG GAATATGCGCGGAACCTTCGCACCCTGGGAATAGATGCGAGAGAAATTGAATCCTACAGATCTCTCTGGCAGTGCGTCGCCCCTAAAGACAAGCAAGATAGCATCCGGTTTTGA